The nucleotide sequence gaaaaatcatttttgacAGTGGTTCACactgttaaaaaatataaattactattcagtttgaaaaatattgaattttacTCTTTAATTATCTGCAGTAATCAGAACAGAACAGTACATCTTAATAGAGTATCAGCCTCTCAGTACTTTAGACTCTTACCTTCTTTATGTAGCTTCTCTTTTAAACTATCTGTGAAATGACACAATAAACTCACCTGAGAACTTTTTTGGGTCCCAGACACTGGAAGTTGGCGCTCACAGAGTAAAGGCCCTGAAATGTGGCCTTCACACTCAGCGAGCCAAACACATCCTTGGGGCTCATCCTGTAAAGGTCGAAGGTCACACGAGCGATGTCTCTGCCGGTCCGAGGCTTGTTGTGGTCTTGAGATTTGGCCACAACCGAACCCTTTGGGACCAGAGAGAAACGTCCCAGTCAGGGATCCGGGTGAACATCTGGTGAATAACGTTTCATTTGTCGTACCGGCTGTGGCTTCCATGTTTGTCCAGGCTGCAGGGCCATGAACATGGAGTTATCAGGCAGCGTCATCAGGAACTCATCGGAGTCGACCTCTGTTCCGTCTTCCTCACAAACCAGAAACAGAGACACTGCAGAGACGGACAGCAGCAAAGCCTGGCAAACCTACAGGCAGAGGTTTAAGCTGTTCTGCATTAACGTTTCCTCTTGTACTCAATAAATGAAACCGAACATtttcaaaagtattttaaaactataaaactgtgatcatttatttcatgGATTTATTGTTATGCATATCACTTTTTAATCAGAGATCTATCTTCCagttgtatatacagtatctgcATTTCGTGACATAAGCAATGGCAATAAAATTGAATCTAATCTATTCTACTCTAATCTAAAAATGACTCCcattaaatattcacacacataaCCAAACCTATCAATATTAAATAAGAAActccttttccttccttttttattaaagtttttgtGCTCCGGATCATGACTCTTCGTTTCCTGgtacatctttttttattttttttataaggtCTTCACCCTTATCAGAACATTTTCTTCTCGCCGCTCTcaccttctccttcagctcctccagactCCCTGCCGTGACGCCCTTCCTGGTCTCCCTGTCGTGACAACACACTCTGAAGGGACGCTGTGGGGGCGACCACACTCGCCTGCTGACAGATCTGTCAAAAAACCACAAAGATATTCAAGTATTTCATGTAATAATCTCGGCAGACATTTTGACTTGTCAAACAACATTATATTCAAGTGTCCCAATAAATCACAACAATATTAAATCTATTTATTGTTTGCCTTTGTAACTTTATTGTTTACACCTCTACCATTCTCTAAATTACACACTGCTTTACTGAGTTAATGATTTAAATGTTGGCTACATTTAACTGGCAGCGTTAACAAACACTGTTGCTTGATTGTCATGAAGAAAATACTAATATTAACACTATTTCAACACTCATCCACTTACTTAATAAAAGAAGATGTGGTTTCCATGACTGCCGGACTCTTTTTgtgtcttctccttcttttattTCACCTCAGATGCTCTGATGAGATGAATTGTAATGAACTGTCAGTCTAGCTTGTGTGTGATCCAGCAGCCGGACTTTGCCCTAAAGGTTGAGATAACTTTGATTCTGAACAACAAAGGGCAAAGTTCATCTGGCATATACAGGTATATGTTTATGGGTATGTTAGACAAAATTTATTTATCTGAGAAGATtaattactattaataatataatataataatataatatataatttataataatttatgatttataataatataatttttttgtaatataaaatacaaaaaaagttttttcttttaaggatTGTGACCAGAAAGTAGGCTGCTTAGAAATTGCCTGAGAAGAATTTTAGTGGTATTTGACCCCCATATTCTGTGTCTTTCTGAAtttatgtctttttctttcttcagtttttaatttaaaattatctCAGTGAATACTTTTCGAGTGAAACAAGTGTCAACAATCACTTTCAGGCCTTGACGTCATATCCTGTCAGATATCTTTGGATGCGCTTCTTAAGAATAACAGACGGTGCAAGTGGGCGGAGTTTCCGTTCGAAGCgatatttttaaagcaaaagcTACTAGCACCGCCAATTCGGCACATCCAAATGAACTAACTAAACAATGACATCCCAGCAAAGGCGGGAGGATGTGAAACATAACTTCAGTTCCGAATGTTTTGGCAGACGAACAacaatcctgttttttttaatcgataTGTCCTTTTAGATATCAGCGAAGTTAGTGAAAATTATCAAGGGAGTATATTCACAATAACGTAAGCTTGGTAAACTATTCCGTGGCTGCCCTTTTGAGGCTAACACTGCGAACAAGCTAGAATTGCTAGCCTAACTTCGGCTTCTGATCACTTCGTCGTCTTTACTGATTTTGGCTAACTCTGTGGAATGGCAACAGGAAAACCAGAGGAGAATGGTAAGTATGACTGTTATTACTTCAAAACTACATGTGAAAGTTTGAAATATGCCTGAAGAGCAAGGTATTGATTGAAGTTGTGACAGTTGCAAGTCTCCATGCGGCCAGATGGGGGCGTAATTCCAAGCCTGGGTAGCTGGTGAAACTGGTACtgtaattcaaattaaaaaaactttatttgttcccaAGGGCCTATTAAAGGCatataaagcaggattggtgcacaaaaaagaaatgcagatggCAAGGAGCAAATAATACACAGAAAGATAACACTaatactaaaatacacaatgaacagatatgtacagtataaaaagtaatttgatatggtgtaataaataaagatttcaaTGTGTTTCAGATGCCAGTCTTCCTTTTGCTGCTCTGCAGCTCCTGGCCCCGCCGGTGCGTTTGGTGTCGGCAGCTCTGTGGAAGGTGATGAAGCAGAGAGACGTGATGCAGTACGGGGTCGTGGAGGAGTTTGTGACGTCATCCTGCGAGGTTGTTCCGGGGTTACTCACCCTGAGACACTGGGGGAAGCTGGCGCTGGGGCTGAGAGGACGGGTGAGGTCACAGGGCGAGATGTCTGAGGATTTCATTTCTGACTGTAAATATCTCAGTAGTAAACTCCTGGTTTACCTGCATGCATactgaatgtttttcatgttcTTTCAGTTAATTCTAGAGCTGTGCTCTAATCAGTCAGATAAAAACGTCGTATTAACTCATCTGGAAAGGATTCGCGCTCCTGCCATCCAGTCATCGTCTTCTGCTCCTTCAGTGgtaaatttgatttaaagttTGAAATCTTGTGCTGTCTCCCCGGCTGATGCCCAAATATTGACTCATGACAGCCTTCACCGTTATTTCTTGGTCGTGATTGCAGAATTTACATAGCAAGTATTGACTGCAATTCCAGAAAAGTTTTGACATTACAGTAATAGGAATAATTGACtaagatgcatttttaaaaatgtgtttgttcctCTTTTGTTTAATCTTGTCTCTTAGAAAAGGGATTTAAAAGTCCAGAAGACAGTGGAAAGTTTCCGCTTTCTGGTTCAGACACTCCTGGCAGACCCGGCAGAGCGAGAGCGGTTCTTTAAGGTgaattctgcttttatttttaattgtcatcacacagcagcaggaCTTAGAAATTTAAATTCTGGGCTATTTTTCTTACAGGAGGAGTTTCCTGTGGATTACGGGCCAAAGTTTGACCAGGAACTAGAGAAGCTGCTGTGGGAGTTTTTGCTCCGAGTGGATCAGTTACTTCCTGTTCCTAACTTAGCTAAGGTAGACGGCTAAAAATCTTAGCTGACTAAATAgtctgaaatatatttttgaaagtaACTTAACATATATGCATCTTTCTCAGACTGTGTCGTGGCTCAGTGAGACCCCCTCCGTTCTGGAGGAATGTGCTCGAGCAGCAACTCAACCCCAACTCCTGAAGATCCTGCTTCAGCATCAGACCTGTCTGGGTCACCTGGAGACAGCAGGTAGAACTCCAGCCTTTCCTCTTTGGGTGACTGAGACCTTTAATGGACATTCCTATTCAttcttaaattatttatttcttttacagcATCCCTCCCTCCAAATATGGGTGACTCCATCCTGGCTTCACTCTCTCTGCCGCCCTCTGGAAAACTACCATCAGATGACACACAGAAAAGAGACAGAACATTTATTACACCTGTTTTTGGAACAATATCTAATGATGATGTACCAGTTCTGCTCTCTGCCAATAAAAAGAGAGAGGACCTGAACTCGACTGTGGCTAAACCGAAACAATCTGAAGAGGATTTCACGAATTTGGACAGAGAAGACGTGCAGGAGAGAAATGCTTTAA is from Antennarius striatus isolate MH-2024 chromosome 23, ASM4005453v1, whole genome shotgun sequence and encodes:
- the cideb gene encoding lipid transferase CIDEB, producing METTSSFIKSVSRRVWSPPQRPFRVCCHDRETRKGVTAGSLEELKEKVCQALLLSVSAVSLFLVCEEDGTEVDSDEFLMTLPDNSMFMALQPGQTWKPQPGSVVAKSQDHNKPRTGRDIARVTFDLYRMSPKDVFGSLSVKATFQGLYSVSANFQCLGPKKVLREVLRMASTLLQAAGHLLITSASVIRRVIEGAEFWQPQRAEYSATWN
- the tinf2 gene encoding TERF1-interacting nuclear factor 2, translating into MATGKPEENDASLPFAALQLLAPPVRLVSAALWKVMKQRDVMQYGVVEEFVTSSCEVVPGLLTLRHWGKLALGLRGRLILELCSNQSDKNVVLTHLERIRAPAIQSSSSAPSVKRDLKVQKTVESFRFLVQTLLADPAERERFFKEEFPVDYGPKFDQELEKLLWEFLLRVDQLLPVPNLAKTVSWLSETPSVLEECARAATQPQLLKILLQHQTCLGHLETAASLPPNMGDSILASLSLPPSGKLPSDDTQKRDRTFITPVFGTISNDDVPVLLSANKKREDLNSTVAKPKQSEEDFTNLDREDVQERNALKRTGVMKRKQPDRCESDEGFLRSGKKRTTKSVRKDVSDDDEAKSAKSPECDRTILETFGLREDPHRPSMTVSSLENQPKVVVGKKLETSAKRREKSVKFSCVEEQNQRRNQTQKPDSDDPDRADKENYPTIPRVNGFPSQQRSSTEALDRPGHVEDYVPDSEDEATKNFKCRLFMRRYFKTKHGTYVPTLREFWRPGKTRQHL